Proteins encoded within one genomic window of Fibrobacter sp. UWB16:
- a CDS encoding BamA/TamA family outer membrane protein gives MKFFVKTFLLAGIVSAFVSANAAETDSLRVDSDQCVDGAKIESIEFEGLEHTKPRVVWRELTHKVGGEFSQKTFESEKLRLQDLDLFTDIYVSCKNGNVVYNFKEIFRWIPSPAGKKTDRDGLMLGLALANLNVLGEDIRAEVQFRTAIDPFFENNEYAFYASSPYLFGLPLGWNFEFLRTDSWDDLRGFQDATWLLSLDVNWKLLSHFSILGKTVYRYLEKGPGVLPEFGLGFAVDYRDSELDTRKGIYFESDVTHVGVGGKRGENFVEFLEDARAYYTFGRFVTGATALVRLRPGDVKKYDYYYHGGANTFRGHESDSLHLGVHEMLLTLEERFVLRERRPASLWGVNFFYGIQLVAGLDASVLWDKGTPGWKKYEGAVYGGLHVVIPALDRIRFEVGYSPDHGEPVFYFGLFDKVTSARWRSR, from the coding sequence GTGAAATTTTTTGTGAAGACTTTTTTGTTAGCGGGGATAGTTTCCGCTTTTGTATCTGCAAACGCCGCCGAAACAGATTCGCTGCGTGTGGATTCTGACCAATGTGTTGATGGAGCAAAAATCGAATCGATTGAGTTTGAAGGCTTGGAACATACGAAGCCGCGTGTGGTGTGGCGCGAACTCACGCACAAGGTTGGGGGCGAATTTTCGCAGAAGACTTTTGAGTCAGAGAAGCTTCGCCTGCAAGACCTAGACCTCTTTACGGATATTTACGTTTCTTGTAAAAATGGGAACGTAGTTTATAATTTCAAGGAAATCTTTCGCTGGATCCCGTCGCCGGCTGGCAAAAAGACGGACCGCGATGGTCTCATGCTGGGGCTTGCCCTTGCGAACCTGAATGTGCTGGGCGAAGACATCCGTGCCGAGGTGCAGTTCCGTACCGCCATTGACCCGTTCTTCGAAAATAACGAGTACGCCTTTTACGCAAGTTCCCCGTATTTGTTCGGGCTCCCGTTGGGTTGGAATTTTGAATTTTTGCGGACGGATAGCTGGGATGACCTTCGTGGTTTTCAGGATGCGACATGGTTGCTTAGTTTAGATGTGAACTGGAAACTGCTTTCGCATTTTTCAATTCTCGGCAAAACCGTGTACCGCTATTTAGAAAAGGGACCTGGCGTGTTGCCTGAATTTGGGCTTGGCTTTGCTGTGGACTACCGCGATAGCGAACTTGATACGCGTAAGGGAATTTATTTTGAAAGTGACGTGACGCATGTTGGCGTTGGCGGCAAGCGTGGCGAGAATTTTGTTGAGTTCCTGGAAGATGCTCGAGCCTATTACACGTTTGGTCGATTTGTCACGGGGGCGACCGCACTTGTTCGCTTGCGTCCGGGCGATGTAAAAAAATATGATTATTACTATCACGGCGGAGCAAATACGTTCCGTGGGCACGAGTCCGATTCGTTGCATTTGGGTGTCCATGAGATGCTTTTGACGTTGGAAGAACGTTTTGTTTTGCGCGAGCGCCGTCCGGCTTCGTTGTGGGGTGTTAACTTCTTCTATGGTATTCAACTGGTGGCGGGCTTAGATGCAAGCGTGCTTTGGGATAAAGGTACTCCTGGCTGGAAAAAATATGAAGGCGCTGTCTATGGAGGCTTGCATGTCGTAATCCCGGCGCTGGACCGAATCCGCTTTGAAGTGGGGTACAGCCCGGATCATGGTGAACCGGTGTTCTATTTTGGCCTCTTTGACAAGGTGACCTCGGCACGCTGGCGGAGCAGGTAA
- a CDS encoding inorganic diphosphatase, translating to MAINYLDLPIGRKYPYEVDCVVEIGKDTNLKYEYDERLHVFRLDRCLLSSMSYPCTYGFIPSTKADDGDALDMLIYSPASMITGTVCTCRVIGALDMTDGGKKDYKVLGVPVFNPRPFCDITDVDQMFLRITKNFFQNYKELEGKDVQIGDWMNAAFAREKVIAAHKAYFQNQVQVPESCYQEPEHDEKITAEELI from the coding sequence ATGGCTATTAACTATTTGGATCTTCCAATTGGACGCAAGTATCCCTATGAAGTGGATTGCGTCGTGGAAATCGGTAAAGACACGAACTTGAAGTATGAATACGACGAACGCCTGCATGTGTTCCGTCTTGACCGTTGCCTCTTGAGCTCTATGAGCTACCCTTGCACGTATGGTTTTATTCCGAGCACCAAGGCTGACGATGGTGATGCTTTGGATATGCTCATTTACAGCCCGGCATCCATGATTACGGGGACGGTTTGCACTTGTCGCGTGATTGGAGCGCTTGACATGACCGATGGTGGCAAGAAGGACTACAAGGTTTTGGGCGTGCCGGTGTTCAACCCGCGTCCGTTCTGCGACATTACTGATGTGGACCAGATGTTCCTCCGCATTACAAAGAACTTCTTCCAGAACTACAAGGAACTGGAAGGCAAGGACGTGCAAATTGGGGATTGGATGAATGCTGCTTTTGCTCGTGAAAAGGTGATTGCGGCTCACAAGGCTTACTTTCAGAACCAGGTCCAGGTGCCGGAATCCTGCTACCAGGAACCTGAACATGACGAAAAGATAACTGCTGAGGAGTTGATATAA
- a CDS encoding rhomboid family intramembrane serine protease, whose amino-acid sequence MKPFKYLPKALQTLLIANAAVFIIAFLGRGLEINLGAGYGSLTDYISYYGAFMPRVPLELWRYVTYMFIHFDFMHFFFNMLMLWMFGSEVAEWMGSRHFISMYFFCGIFAALFSFFMCLLGLTNNPIIGASGALMGVFVAYYKFFPDRVILMFFVIPMRIKNAMWVMIALDILFANSGDMIAHFAHLGGVVAGFLYMAVFQNGPKVLYHSPLSAIFRLFSRNPEKYDQGNSGTRSYRSDRVEEPEVLEGEVFYVDEQKRMDEILKKVERSGIQSLSESEREFLLKAGDRLRRRRGGF is encoded by the coding sequence ATGAAGCCATTTAAATATTTACCCAAGGCCTTGCAGACGCTTTTAATTGCGAATGCGGCTGTATTTATTATCGCATTCCTGGGACGCGGACTTGAAATCAACCTGGGCGCCGGTTACGGAAGCCTTACGGATTACATCAGCTATTATGGCGCATTTATGCCGAGAGTCCCGCTTGAACTGTGGCGCTACGTGACGTACATGTTCATCCACTTTGACTTTATGCATTTCTTCTTCAATATGCTGATGCTCTGGATGTTCGGTTCCGAAGTGGCAGAATGGATGGGGTCGCGTCATTTTATCTCGATGTACTTTTTCTGCGGAATCTTTGCGGCGCTGTTCAGCTTCTTCATGTGCTTGCTCGGGCTTACGAACAATCCGATTATCGGTGCGTCTGGCGCCTTGATGGGTGTCTTTGTCGCTTACTACAAGTTCTTCCCGGATCGTGTCATCCTCATGTTCTTTGTCATCCCGATGCGAATCAAGAACGCCATGTGGGTGATGATTGCGCTTGATATTCTCTTTGCAAATTCGGGGGACATGATTGCACACTTTGCCCACTTGGGCGGTGTCGTGGCCGGGTTCCTTTACATGGCGGTTTTCCAGAACGGTCCGAAGGTGCTTTATCATTCTCCGCTTTCGGCTATTTTCCGTTTGTTCTCCCGGAATCCAGAAAAGTATGATCAAGGAAATTCGGGAACGCGCTCTTATCGGAGTGACCGTGTAGAAGAACCGGAAGTTCTCGAAGGTGAAGTGTTCTACGTAGATGAACAGAAACGCATGGACGAAATCCTCAAGAAGGTGGAACGCAGTGGTATCCAGTCCTTGAGCGAATCGGAACGTGAATTTTTATTAAAAGCGGGTGACCGTTTGCGTCGCCGTCGCGGAGGATTCTAA
- a CDS encoding adenosine kinase — MKKVLGMGAALVDILANVSDEWIQAQGVQKGGMNMVDWPQMEKFLGALDNPIRVPGGSTCNTMVGLSRLHGKAAFISKIGDDELGKLFQEHLKNNGVESKLGMSDVATGCVFSAVTPDAQRSMWTYLGASDFLGSDDFTPALYDDVGLLYAEGYRAFNGECFKKSFTLARSLGVETALDFSSFGVVEACRKLFDELFEEKMIDIIIANEDEAFAYAGVKEEAALEVLAKKAKVAVVKIGKRGALIAKDGVVTRVSAGAAKAIDTTGAGDLWASGFLYGYMNGWDMERSGKLGSIVSNEVVQVMGAQIPEEGWQRIYAQM, encoded by the coding sequence ATGAAGAAAGTTCTTGGTATGGGCGCTGCCCTTGTCGATATTTTGGCTAACGTGAGTGATGAATGGATTCAAGCTCAGGGTGTACAGAAGGGTGGCATGAACATGGTCGACTGGCCGCAGATGGAAAAGTTCCTTGGCGCTCTCGACAATCCGATTCGCGTGCCGGGTGGCTCGACTTGCAATACCATGGTGGGTCTTTCTCGCTTGCACGGCAAGGCTGCCTTTATTTCGAAGATTGGCGATGACGAACTTGGCAAGCTTTTCCAGGAACACTTGAAGAATAACGGTGTGGAATCGAAGCTCGGGATGAGCGATGTCGCTACGGGCTGCGTGTTCTCTGCCGTGACTCCGGATGCCCAGCGCTCCATGTGGACTTATCTTGGCGCTTCGGACTTCCTCGGTTCGGATGACTTTACTCCGGCTCTCTATGACGATGTGGGACTCCTTTACGCTGAAGGCTACCGTGCTTTTAATGGCGAATGCTTCAAGAAGTCGTTTACGCTCGCTCGTAGCCTCGGTGTCGAAACCGCTCTCGACTTTAGCTCGTTCGGTGTGGTCGAAGCTTGCCGCAAGCTGTTCGATGAACTCTTCGAAGAAAAGATGATTGATATTATCATCGCTAACGAAGATGAAGCTTTTGCTTATGCAGGTGTCAAGGAAGAAGCTGCTCTCGAAGTCTTGGCGAAGAAGGCTAAGGTCGCGGTCGTGAAGATTGGCAAGCGCGGTGCCTTGATCGCTAAGGATGGCGTGGTAACTCGCGTGTCTGCGGGTGCTGCAAAGGCTATCGATACGACGGGTGCTGGTGACCTCTGGGCATCGGGTTTCCTCTACGGTTACATGAACGGCTGGGATATGGAACGCTCGGGCAAGCTCGGTAGCATTGTCTCGAACGAAGTTGTTCAGGTGATGGGCGCCCAGATTCCGGAAGAAGGCTGGCAGCGCATTTACGCCCAGATGTAA
- a CDS encoding ATP-dependent helicase C-terminal domain-containing protein, with protein sequence MRTYKDLAIAEEEQKLVDAVNKTNNLLVEAPTGSGKSLYIPWFLSNHFSGRIVVLQPRRIAALALAQYSAKLHNEPCGKTVGYQFRQDSCKSSATRILFQTYGNFLQELLHGKMNAEWVIFDEYHERKADMDLLFAYLLKLQAASQTSGSESIKAPRIAVMSAKLNREEMEQALGVKCLELGHPLYPVQILHQKPAAGVNISAGQGIESEVVRALRTLYRNNVWQTTLVFLPGKAEIAKCHTAASEALGDNVAEFLELYGGQDRETQDRIFEETERPRVIFTTNIAETSITVPNVTGVVDSGIERVSEYDDSEKVNVLRTLPISLQNAIQRSGRSGRTQNGCAIRLWTEDAEKHMPQGIVPEVLQIEPSEFLLQKAALESDERAGIKLPTAIPEARERVATSMLNNFGMLQDGHITELGKRAIQTPISSIPLALILAKATSAADLPDLLLAAMAWIHSGTEFVQKSKDTLNLFTLASDTLSKAINIPREVSFTLKQLRDFRDSLKEMPVYSPSSHFMAQQLLAAFPDALATPSGNVYKLSNGNTIRLQVSEPPYALLALSMLRTGGGSKSELRVSLYAPVPKELLGGESENIRYELLWRSGQERFIGIEIHESESPNGDVRETSRKEILPQEASPKVLEKLKELTADAWRDKLEKENWTGRYLTENIQTLLIKMRLAAKLYPEYGLPEFNDEDMELILNELTDGIFLLRDINEDRYRNIVEDYFGKSMLAWLQKTFPDHYVLPNGKRARYSYQEVATADEQSSGKIVQSADGVLVEISARIEDFMQLRGEHKIADNKLKVRYDILAPNFRTIQKTWDLTSFWQNTYAEVRKELRGRYPKHPWPETVM encoded by the coding sequence ATGCGCACGTACAAAGATTTAGCCATTGCCGAAGAAGAACAAAAGCTCGTAGACGCCGTCAACAAGACGAACAACTTGCTCGTCGAAGCGCCCACCGGTAGCGGTAAGTCTTTGTACATCCCGTGGTTCTTGAGCAATCACTTTAGCGGTCGCATTGTCGTATTGCAACCGAGACGCATCGCAGCCCTCGCCCTCGCGCAGTACTCAGCAAAGCTCCACAACGAGCCCTGCGGCAAGACCGTCGGTTACCAGTTCCGCCAAGACAGTTGCAAATCCAGCGCTACGAGAATCTTGTTCCAAACGTACGGTAACTTTTTGCAGGAGCTTCTGCACGGCAAGATGAATGCGGAATGGGTCATCTTCGATGAATACCACGAACGCAAAGCCGACATGGACCTGCTCTTTGCGTACTTGCTCAAATTGCAAGCAGCAAGCCAAACTTCAGGTAGTGAAAGTATCAAAGCGCCAAGAATCGCCGTCATGAGTGCAAAGCTCAACCGCGAAGAAATGGAACAAGCGCTCGGCGTCAAATGTCTGGAACTCGGGCATCCGCTTTATCCCGTACAAATTCTTCACCAGAAACCCGCCGCAGGCGTAAACATCAGCGCAGGTCAGGGAATCGAAAGCGAAGTTGTCCGCGCATTGCGCACTTTGTACCGCAATAACGTTTGGCAGACAACGCTCGTATTCTTGCCGGGTAAAGCAGAAATTGCCAAATGCCACACCGCCGCGAGCGAAGCTCTGGGCGACAATGTCGCCGAATTCCTTGAACTCTACGGCGGCCAAGACCGAGAAACGCAAGACCGCATTTTCGAAGAAACGGAACGTCCGCGCGTCATCTTTACGACCAACATTGCAGAAACGTCTATCACTGTTCCAAATGTGACAGGTGTTGTCGATAGCGGTATCGAACGCGTCAGTGAATATGACGATAGCGAAAAAGTAAACGTACTCCGCACGCTCCCAATTTCGTTGCAGAACGCCATCCAGCGCAGTGGCCGTAGTGGCCGTACACAGAACGGTTGCGCCATCCGCCTCTGGACCGAAGATGCCGAGAAGCACATGCCACAAGGCATCGTGCCCGAAGTCTTGCAAATCGAGCCCTCGGAATTTCTATTGCAAAAAGCAGCGCTTGAGTCAGATGAGAGAGCGGGAATAAAACTGCCCACGGCGATTCCAGAAGCGCGCGAAAGAGTCGCCACATCGATGCTCAATAACTTCGGCATGTTGCAAGACGGTCACATCACGGAACTCGGCAAGCGAGCCATTCAAACACCGATTTCAAGCATTCCGCTCGCATTGATTTTAGCAAAAGCAACAAGCGCCGCAGACCTCCCCGACTTGCTCCTAGCCGCCATGGCCTGGATCCATTCCGGCACAGAATTTGTACAGAAATCTAAAGACACGCTCAACTTGTTCACGCTCGCAAGCGATACTCTTTCTAAAGCCATCAACATTCCGCGAGAAGTTTCGTTCACGCTAAAGCAGCTCCGCGACTTCCGCGACTCATTAAAGGAGATGCCCGTTTACTCTCCGTCCTCACATTTCATGGCGCAACAGCTTCTCGCCGCATTCCCGGATGCTCTCGCCACTCCAAGCGGTAACGTTTACAAGTTAAGCAACGGCAACACCATCCGTTTGCAAGTATCAGAGCCGCCATACGCATTGCTCGCGCTCTCTATGCTCCGCACAGGTGGCGGCAGCAAATCCGAACTGCGCGTGAGCCTTTACGCTCCTGTGCCCAAAGAATTGCTCGGCGGCGAAAGCGAAAACATTCGCTATGAACTGTTATGGCGTAGCGGTCAAGAACGCTTTATCGGCATCGAGATTCACGAAAGCGAAAGTCCCAATGGCGACGTCCGCGAAACAAGCCGCAAAGAAATCCTCCCGCAAGAAGCATCGCCCAAAGTCCTCGAAAAGCTCAAAGAGCTCACAGCCGATGCTTGGCGCGACAAGCTCGAAAAAGAAAACTGGACCGGCCGTTATCTCACCGAAAACATCCAGACGCTCCTTATCAAGATGCGCCTTGCGGCAAAGCTTTACCCGGAATACGGCCTCCCCGAATTCAATGACGAGGATATGGAGCTTATTCTAAACGAGCTTACGGACGGCATATTCCTTTTGCGCGACATCAACGAAGACCGTTACCGCAACATTGTCGAAGATTACTTCGGCAAGTCCATGCTCGCATGGTTGCAAAAAACGTTCCCCGATCATTACGTATTGCCCAATGGCAAGCGAGCCCGTTACAGCTATCAAGAAGTCGCCACCGCTGATGAACAGAGCAGCGGCAAGATTGTACAAAGCGCAGACGGCGTTCTCGTTGAGATATCTGCACGCATCGAAGACTTTATGCAGCTCCGCGGCGAGCACAAAATCGCAGACAACAAGCTCAAAGTGCGTTACGACATTCTCGCACCGAACTTCCGCACGATTCAAAAAACATGGGATCTCACAAGCTTCTGGCAGAACACCTACGCCGAAGTCCGTAAAGAACTCCGCGGGCGCTATCCAAAGCACCCGTGGCCGGAAACGGTCATGTAA
- the coaD gene encoding pantetheine-phosphate adenylyltransferase: protein MVWNSKAKKKMAMEDGCGRRVAVFAGSFDPFTVGHFDLVKRAAGIFDSLIVLVAQNANKKNLFDAETRKAMIEVAVSEFPNVSVDVYGGLTVDFMKSVGAHYLLRGIRNSADLDAEQAVAWNNKVIYGDGDVETVLLLSAQEHLVVSSSLVRELLECGAGKSPAEQKRLISNYVPKNMVSMLLKEFRKKYEAI from the coding sequence ATGGTGTGGAATTCTAAAGCAAAGAAAAAAATGGCTATGGAGGATGGTTGTGGACGCCGTGTTGCGGTGTTTGCAGGCTCCTTTGACCCGTTTACTGTTGGACACTTTGACCTTGTAAAACGTGCCGCAGGCATTTTTGATTCCTTGATTGTGCTTGTCGCCCAGAACGCAAACAAGAAAAACTTGTTTGACGCCGAAACGCGCAAGGCGATGATTGAGGTTGCTGTTTCTGAATTCCCGAATGTTTCTGTCGATGTTTATGGCGGATTGACGGTCGATTTTATGAAGTCTGTCGGGGCGCATTATCTGTTGCGCGGGATCCGCAATTCGGCTGACTTGGATGCAGAACAGGCGGTCGCCTGGAACAACAAGGTCATCTACGGTGATGGCGATGTCGAGACGGTGCTTTTGCTCAGTGCGCAGGAACATCTTGTGGTGAGTAGCTCCCTTGTGCGAGAACTCCTCGAGTGCGGTGCCGGAAAGAGCCCAGCCGAGCAGAAACGCCTTATCTCTAATTATGTGCCGAAGAACATGGTATCCATGCTTTTAAAAGAGTTTAGGAAAAAATATGAAGCCATTTAA
- the rsmD gene encoding 16S rRNA (guanine(966)-N(2))-methyltransferase RsmD, translated as MPIRITGGSLRGRNIESPDTMKTRPTASRTREALFNILQGVDGFRMLDLFAGSGIMGLEALSRGAASVTAVELARPQAKMIERSYKSVGMDSRLKLLETSVLTLKKEIVCAEGGFDLIYADPPFKDMEYPDLRPFIEWLNPGGVAVFEAPSRKLPEWAEGDDFQGQVRRYGESSLIIFRA; from the coding sequence ATGCCGATTCGTATTACTGGCGGTTCTTTGCGGGGGCGCAATATCGAGTCCCCGGATACCATGAAAACACGTCCGACAGCTTCCCGCACGAGGGAAGCTCTCTTTAACATTTTGCAGGGCGTCGACGGATTCCGCATGTTGGACCTTTTTGCCGGCAGTGGCATTATGGGCCTTGAGGCGCTGAGCCGTGGGGCTGCAAGCGTTACTGCTGTGGAACTTGCACGCCCGCAGGCGAAGATGATTGAACGCTCGTACAAGTCGGTTGGCATGGATTCCAGGCTTAAGCTTTTGGAAACGAGCGTACTCACGCTGAAAAAGGAAATTGTCTGTGCCGAAGGCGGTTTTGACTTGATTTATGCAGATCCGCCGTTCAAGGACATGGAATACCCGGACTTGCGCCCGTTTATCGAGTGGTTGAACCCGGGCGGCGTGGCTGTTTTTGAAGCTCCGAGCCGCAAGTTGCCCGAATGGGCTGAAGGTGACGATTTTCAGGGGCAAGTTCGCCGCTATGGCGAGTCATCGCTGATTATTTTCAGGGCGTGA
- a CDS encoding choice-of-anchor I family protein, producing MKRTALVMSLLLCAGFSFAKKSDVPAGPFHLRSTLKQIASVPMTTAEISAYMPEKKVLFVVGGENVLEVVDMASPASPKKISEMKLPGGASSVTVYGDLVAVSLLNNPEWKMGHVQVMRYNKKLEVLGKHELCYMPDMITFTPDGANLLVACEGSPDETFAEDPEGGIGVLSIAGVNVSSAAELARAWKKPQKTVVGFGELDSLALMAKGVRKTGVKSFVQSLEPEYITVSEDSKTAWVSLQENNALVKFDVAAKKILDVFPLGYVDHSKPGFGLDIKKNKQIEIKNYPLRGLRQPDGISAFTVNGKTFVLTANEGAPVNDYKAWTDVTTPMMLAQNGLLDPSVFTAEVLEDVKNISVSNLERCNVAPDKTENGRCPYMYSFGTRSISIFDGETGHLMWDSGDAFEQTMAQMAPDYFNWNSKKGKVKMDARSEDKGCEPENVTTGIVGDKRYAFVGLERTSGVAVFDITGIESGNAPKLEDFYLDPKDRGPEGILFIPAEKSPNGEPLLVVGYEYSKTLAVYSVK from the coding sequence ATGAAAAGAACCGCTTTGGTCATGAGCCTGCTTCTGTGTGCGGGTTTCTCATTTGCAAAAAAGTCGGATGTCCCGGCAGGGCCGTTCCATTTGCGTTCGACGCTGAAGCAGATTGCTTCTGTTCCCATGACGACTGCTGAAATTTCGGCATACATGCCCGAAAAGAAGGTGCTGTTCGTTGTTGGCGGCGAGAATGTCCTCGAAGTCGTTGACATGGCTAGTCCTGCATCGCCGAAAAAGATAAGCGAAATGAAGTTGCCGGGTGGCGCCTCTAGCGTGACTGTTTATGGTGACCTCGTGGCCGTTAGCCTCTTGAACAATCCTGAATGGAAAATGGGACATGTGCAGGTGATGCGCTATAACAAGAAACTTGAAGTTCTTGGAAAGCATGAACTGTGCTACATGCCTGACATGATTACGTTTACACCGGATGGTGCGAATTTGCTCGTGGCATGCGAAGGTTCTCCGGATGAAACTTTCGCGGAAGACCCGGAAGGCGGCATTGGCGTTTTGTCGATTGCAGGCGTGAATGTGTCGAGTGCTGCTGAATTGGCTAGAGCTTGGAAAAAGCCGCAGAAGACGGTTGTCGGATTTGGCGAACTCGATTCGCTTGCTCTGATGGCAAAGGGCGTTCGTAAGACGGGTGTGAAGAGCTTTGTGCAGTCGCTTGAACCGGAATATATTACGGTTTCCGAAGATTCTAAAACGGCGTGGGTGAGCTTGCAAGAGAACAATGCTCTTGTGAAGTTTGATGTGGCCGCCAAGAAAATTTTGGATGTATTCCCGCTTGGATATGTGGACCATTCAAAGCCGGGATTTGGTCTGGACATCAAGAAGAACAAGCAAATTGAGATTAAAAACTATCCGTTGCGCGGCTTGCGCCAGCCTGATGGAATTTCTGCGTTCACTGTGAATGGCAAGACGTTTGTGCTTACGGCCAATGAAGGCGCTCCGGTCAATGATTACAAGGCTTGGACGGATGTGACGACTCCGATGATGCTTGCCCAGAATGGCTTGCTGGATCCGAGTGTGTTTACGGCTGAAGTGCTCGAAGATGTGAAGAACATTTCTGTGAGCAATTTGGAACGCTGCAATGTAGCTCCGGATAAGACGGAGAATGGCAGATGCCCTTACATGTATAGCTTTGGAACGCGCTCGATAAGCATTTTCGATGGCGAAACGGGGCACCTGATGTGGGATTCTGGCGACGCTTTTGAACAGACAATGGCTCAGATGGCGCCTGATTACTTTAACTGGAATTCCAAGAAGGGTAAAGTCAAGATGGATGCTCGCAGTGAAGACAAGGGCTGCGAACCGGAAAACGTGACGACGGGTATTGTGGGCGATAAGCGCTATGCTTTTGTTGGTCTAGAACGCACGAGTGGTGTTGCCGTGTTTGACATTACGGGAATCGAGAGCGGGAATGCTCCGAAACTGGAAGATTTCTATTTAGACCCGAAAGATCGCGGTCCTGAAGGCATCTTGTTTATCCCTGCAGAAAAGAGCCCGAACGGTGAACCGCTTTTAGTTGTAGGCTACGAGTACAGCAAAACTCTTGCTGTGTATAGCGTGAAGTAG
- the galE gene encoding UDP-glucose 4-epimerase GalE produces MKIAVMGGAGYIGSHTIIELYKAGHSVVVVDNLVNSSDESLRRVAELVGSPIPFVKADVRDAAAMDKIFSENKFDACIHFAGLKAVGESVAKPLEYYENNMNATFVLLHTMRNHGCKNLIFSSSATVYGNPAQIPITEACPKGQCTNPYGQTKSMLEEVLRDVQKADPEWNIVLLRYFNPIGAHPSGRIGEDPNGIPNNLMPYITQTAVGLRKELGVFGNDYDTPDGTGVRDYIHVCDLASGHVSALKAIERKCGLAIYNLGTGHGYSVLDVVKAFEKVNNVKIPYSIKPRRAGDIATCYCNPQKAFDELGWKAQYGIEEMCRDAWNWQKNNPKGYKG; encoded by the coding sequence ATGAAAATAGCTGTTATGGGTGGCGCAGGCTATATCGGAAGCCACACCATCATCGAACTCTACAAAGCGGGTCATTCCGTAGTCGTTGTCGATAACCTTGTAAACTCAAGCGATGAATCGCTCCGCCGCGTAGCAGAGCTAGTTGGCTCCCCCATTCCGTTCGTCAAGGCAGACGTCCGTGACGCTGCCGCCATGGACAAGATTTTCAGCGAAAACAAGTTCGACGCCTGCATCCACTTTGCAGGGCTCAAGGCCGTCGGCGAATCCGTCGCAAAGCCGCTCGAATACTACGAAAACAACATGAACGCCACATTCGTGTTGCTCCATACCATGCGTAATCACGGCTGCAAGAACCTCATTTTCAGTTCTTCGGCAACCGTTTACGGCAACCCGGCACAAATTCCTATTACAGAAGCTTGCCCCAAGGGCCAATGCACCAACCCCTACGGACAGACAAAGTCCATGCTCGAAGAAGTCCTCCGCGACGTGCAAAAAGCAGACCCGGAATGGAACATCGTTTTGCTCCGTTACTTCAACCCAATTGGCGCACACCCGAGCGGACGTATCGGCGAAGACCCGAACGGAATTCCAAACAACTTAATGCCATACATCACACAGACCGCAGTCGGTCTCCGCAAGGAACTCGGCGTGTTTGGCAATGACTACGATACCCCGGATGGCACAGGTGTCCGCGACTACATCCACGTCTGCGACCTCGCCTCTGGCCACGTGAGCGCACTCAAGGCTATTGAACGCAAGTGCGGGCTCGCTATTTATAACTTGGGTACAGGTCATGGCTATTCCGTGCTCGACGTCGTAAAAGCTTTCGAAAAGGTCAACAACGTCAAGATTCCGTACAGCATCAAGCCGCGTCGCGCAGGCGATATCGCCACTTGCTACTGCAACCCGCAAAAGGCATTCGACGAACTCGGTTGGAAGGCACAATACGGCATCGAAGAAATGTGCCGTGACGCCTGGAACTGGCAAAAGAACAATCCCAAGGGTTACAAGGGCTAA